In Planktothrix serta PCC 8927, a single window of DNA contains:
- a CDS encoding mechanosensitive ion channel, producing the protein MNGTYHQIAVLGKELSSLSHLYLAQDSPLAVPLDFNNLKLGQTSVVDIALACVILLLGYLVALFAQSLVKSLFKKTDLDNRIASWVSGSTAQEDKLPVEDWLGSAIFWIIFIFAIVAFLDKLQLTAASTPLTSLLNQITNYLPRMFGAAILIAVAWILATIARTLLIRVFRAFRLDERLNQQVNDAPSDQFSLSETLGNALYWFIILLFLPAILSTLQLQGLLEPVQQMLYQILSILPNIVAALVIAGAGWLVAQVVSRIVTNLLAAVGIDQFGSRLGLNRLTGNQRLSSIIGLIVYILILIPTAISALQTLKVEAISGPAILMLTQIFNALPQIFLAILVLIAAYLIGRFVADLVTNILTSMGFNQVFRWLGIHTPTSPVVEVRTWTEGNPPTESTVSPDLTPVPQRTPSELVGIIVLVGIMLFAAVTATDILGLAALTAILNSLIVIAGKVLIGIIVFAIGLYFANLAHDLIASSGTRQSSLLAQSARIAIIIFVGAMALQQMGIASDIVNLAFGLLLGAIAVAIAIAFGLGGRDVAGEQLRNFLSKFRNE; encoded by the coding sequence ATGAATGGAACCTATCATCAAATAGCAGTGTTGGGAAAGGAATTATCTTCCTTATCCCATCTTTATTTAGCTCAGGATAGCCCTCTAGCCGTCCCCCTTGACTTCAATAATCTCAAATTAGGTCAAACATCCGTTGTGGATATTGCCCTGGCTTGTGTAATTTTACTCCTGGGCTACCTGGTCGCCTTATTTGCTCAATCTTTAGTTAAAAGTTTGTTTAAAAAAACAGACTTAGATAACCGCATCGCTAGTTGGGTTTCGGGTTCAACTGCACAAGAAGATAAACTTCCGGTAGAAGATTGGTTGGGGAGTGCCATATTCTGGATTATTTTTATCTTTGCAATTGTTGCGTTTTTAGATAAGCTTCAGCTTACCGCAGCATCGACACCCCTAACCAGTTTACTTAACCAAATTACAAACTATTTACCCCGAATGTTTGGGGCGGCAATTTTAATTGCCGTAGCTTGGATTTTAGCAACAATTGCCCGAACTTTATTAATTCGAGTCTTCCGAGCCTTTCGTTTGGATGAACGCTTAAATCAACAAGTGAATGATGCACCGTCGGATCAATTTTCCCTGAGTGAAACATTAGGGAATGCTCTGTATTGGTTCATCATTCTGTTATTTTTACCTGCAATTCTCAGTACGCTTCAATTACAAGGATTATTAGAGCCCGTCCAACAAATGCTCTATCAAATCCTTTCTATTCTCCCGAATATTGTTGCGGCTTTAGTGATAGCAGGTGCAGGTTGGTTAGTGGCTCAAGTGGTGAGTCGAATTGTGACCAATCTTTTAGCGGCTGTTGGAATTGATCAATTTGGCAGTCGTTTAGGTTTAAATCGGCTCACCGGGAATCAAAGATTATCGTCCATTATTGGATTGATTGTCTACATTTTAATTCTGATTCCGACAGCAATTTCTGCCTTACAAACCCTGAAAGTTGAGGCGATTTCTGGGCCAGCAATTTTAATGTTGACGCAAATCTTCAACGCTTTACCCCAAATCTTTTTAGCAATATTAGTTTTAATTGCTGCTTATTTGATTGGGCGTTTTGTGGCAGATTTGGTCACGAATATTCTCACCAGTATGGGATTTAATCAAGTCTTTCGCTGGTTAGGAATTCATACTCCCACCTCTCCCGTTGTTGAGGTACGCACTTGGACAGAAGGAAACCCACCAACAGAATCTACAGTTTCTCCCGATTTAACTCCCGTCCCCCAACGCACACCGTCTGAATTAGTCGGAATTATTGTGTTAGTGGGGATTATGTTGTTTGCGGCGGTGACTGCAACGGATATTTTAGGGTTAGCCGCGTTAACAGCAATCCTCAATAGCCTGATTGTGATTGCGGGTAAAGTTTTAATTGGCATTATTGTATTTGCCATTGGTTTGTATTTTGCCAATTTAGCTCATGATTTAATCGCCAGTTCGGGAACTCGTCAATCTAGTCTCTTAGCACAATCGGCTCGAATTGCGATTATTATCTTTGTGGGTGCAATGGCTTTACAACAAATGGGAATTGCCAGCGATATTGTCAATTTAGCCTTTGGTTTATTGTTAGGAGCTATTGCTGTGGCGATCGCGATTGCTTTTGGTTTAGGTGGACGAGATGTTGCGGGGGAACAACTTCGCAATTTCCTCTCCAAATTCCGCAATGAATAG
- a CDS encoding SRPBCC family protein, translating to MPSRQVFEQSILIRANATVVERCFTDLQLMHQWLNPMLRCEPLEVWDTNVGGRCRFVIKLPLFQPTLKTVVLEREPGLIVWGFEGYFKGCDRWECIPELQGTYLLNRFEFEIPNPLIEFGFNLFAAAVTKSDMETQLKRLKQVAERQSIISN from the coding sequence ATGCCATCTCGTCAAGTTTTTGAACAATCGATTTTAATTCGGGCTAATGCAACGGTCGTGGAACGCTGTTTTACGGATTTGCAACTGATGCACCAATGGTTAAACCCGATGTTACGCTGTGAACCCCTTGAAGTGTGGGATACCAATGTGGGAGGGCGTTGTCGATTTGTGATTAAACTTCCTCTATTCCAACCGACATTAAAAACAGTGGTTTTAGAACGGGAACCGGGGTTAATTGTTTGGGGATTTGAAGGGTATTTTAAAGGATGCGATCGCTGGGAATGTATTCCTGAACTTCAAGGAACTTATTTATTAAATCGGTTTGAATTTGAAATCCCTAATCCTTTGATTGAATTCGGGTTTAATCTGTTTGCTGCTGCTGTTACAAAATCCGATATGGAAACTCAATTAAAACGTTTAAAACAAGTGGCGGAACGCCAATCAATAATTAGTAATTAG
- a CDS encoding alpha/beta hydrolase, which yields MNLTSRRWFQKVRNPYQFFTQGLSKYISLALAMVLGLTITLGIFAQPAPAIDELRLMYGPANISLAIVDLQTFAQTGDQSNQLRSLVTLAKLTPDQVQQFRQALNYSVQIPTNVVNDLLDSTYGRLVVGAFNQFVASGSTVNVAVDKVIAALRNVTRDGELSMLELLLSYQGVNAITIDVQNLINLYNDVSSLGEQAIAFLKAQPAVQQRLCQ from the coding sequence ATGAACTTAACATCAAGACGTTGGTTTCAAAAAGTTCGTAACCCCTATCAATTTTTCACTCAGGGTCTATCTAAATATATATCCCTTGCATTAGCAATGGTTTTGGGATTAACAATTACTTTGGGAATATTTGCTCAACCCGCACCTGCTATTGATGAGTTAAGATTGATGTATGGGCCAGCGAATATTTCTTTAGCAATTGTAGATTTACAAACCTTTGCTCAAACTGGGGATCAGTCCAATCAACTTCGTTCTTTGGTGACTTTAGCTAAACTCACTCCAGATCAGGTTCAACAATTCCGTCAAGCTCTCAATTATTCTGTCCAAATTCCAACTAATGTTGTCAATGATCTGCTGGACTCCACTTATGGCAGATTAGTAGTAGGAGCTTTTAATCAATTTGTCGCTTCGGGAAGTACCGTTAATGTGGCAGTTGACAAGGTGATTGCTGCATTACGCAATGTTACCCGTGATGGCGAACTCTCAATGTTAGAATTGCTTCTCAGCTACCAGGGAGTGAATGCAATTACGATTGATGTTCAAAATCTGATCAACCTCTACAATGATGTTTCTAGTTTAGGGGAACAAGCCATCGCTTTCCTGAAAGCTCAACCCGCAGTTCAACAGCGCCTTTGTCAATAA
- a CDS encoding SirB1 family protein → MCKRIDFPMVGIGMPGHFLIRPEFEDVGIYVDAFNQGEILFSEDCTMRLSQIYQQSVEMKPEFLATVTPHQFLGRMLMNLKVIYFNEGKIEPALGVIERILLLFPDSVNEKRDRGILYYHLERWREARQDLENYLEIQSTAQDAAIIRQILDQMSQNM, encoded by the coding sequence TTGTGTAAACGCATTGATTTTCCGATGGTGGGGATTGGAATGCCAGGGCATTTTTTAATCCGTCCTGAATTTGAGGATGTGGGAATTTATGTTGATGCTTTTAATCAAGGGGAAATTTTATTTTCCGAAGATTGTACGATGAGATTAAGCCAAATTTATCAACAATCTGTAGAGATGAAACCCGAATTTTTGGCAACGGTTACTCCTCATCAATTTTTGGGTCGAATGTTGATGAATTTGAAAGTTATTTATTTCAATGAGGGCAAAATTGAACCCGCATTAGGAGTGATTGAACGGATTTTACTACTATTTCCAGATTCAGTGAATGAAAAACGCGATCGGGGCATTCTCTACTACCATTTGGAGCGATGGAGAGAAGCAAGGCAAGATTTAGAGAATTATTTAGAAATTCAGTCAACGGCTCAGGATGCTGCTATAATTCGGCAGATACTGGATCAAATGAGCCAGAATATGTAA
- a CDS encoding transposase: IKTVTISKTSTDKYFASILCEVEGTDVKQSGDQIIGIDLGLKDFAIVHDGDSATKYANPKHLYRHQKNLARKQKKLSRKTQGSFSREKFRKTVAKVHEKITNSRQDFLHKLSRKLVNESQVIVIENLNVKGMVKNRKLSKAISDVGWGKFVNFIDYKLKQKSGELVEIDRFFPSSKICSSCGHILSELSLGIREWACPNCHTHHDRDINAALNIRNEGIRILTEGGGNPVFADGGCVRPDNRKVKGHRSVNSEAYTDPIRAV, encoded by the coding sequence ATTAAAACGGTAACAATCTCCAAAACTTCGACTGATAAATACTTTGCTTCAATTTTATGTGAAGTGGAAGGAACTGACGTTAAACAGTCGGGAGATCAGATTATTGGGATTGATCTGGGGTTAAAAGATTTCGCAATTGTTCATGACGGAGATAGCGCAACTAAATATGCTAACCCTAAACATTTATATCGTCACCAGAAAAATTTAGCCCGAAAACAGAAAAAACTCTCTCGAAAAACTCAAGGTAGTTTTTCGAGAGAGAAGTTTAGAAAAACTGTAGCTAAGGTTCATGAGAAAATAACCAATTCCCGCCAAGATTTCTTGCATAAATTATCAAGAAAATTGGTAAACGAAAGTCAAGTGATTGTCATTGAAAACCTCAACGTCAAGGGAATGGTTAAAAACCGGAAGCTATCAAAAGCAATATCTGATGTGGGATGGGGAAAATTCGTCAACTTTATTGATTACAAGTTAAAGCAAAAAAGTGGTGAACTTGTAGAAATTGATCGCTTTTTTCCTAGTTCCAAAATCTGTTCGAGTTGTGGTCATATCCTAAGTGAGTTGTCTCTGGGTATCAGAGAATGGGCTTGCCCAAATTGCCATACTCACCATGACCGCGACATAAACGCTGCACTTAACATCAGGAATGAAGGAATCAGAATATTAACTGAAGGCGGAGGGAACCCCGTCTTTGCCGATGGAGGCTGTGTAAGACCGGATAACCGCAAGGTGAAAGGGCATCGGTCTGTGAATTCGGAAGCTTACACCGACCCGATTAGGGCGGTGTAG
- a CDS encoding RNA-guided endonuclease InsQ/TnpB family protein, whose protein sequence is MLKATKVRLYPTAEQELALAKSYGCARWYWNFALNACIQHYQETGKSLKLASYKGMLPQLKKEYPWLKEDCYSSVLQCVAINLDRAYKNFFEGRAKFPNFKSKHHKQSIQYPQSVTVNGEYLK, encoded by the coding sequence GTGCTGAAGGCAACAAAAGTCAGGCTCTATCCAACAGCCGAACAGGAATTGGCATTAGCCAAATCTTATGGCTGTGCAAGGTGGTATTGGAATTTTGCCTTAAACGCCTGTATTCAGCACTATCAAGAAACTGGTAAAAGTTTAAAACTGGCATCCTACAAAGGGATGTTACCTCAACTCAAAAAAGAATATCCTTGGCTCAAAGAAGATTGCTATTCATCGGTTCTTCAGTGCGTAGCTATAAACTTAGATAGAGCCTACAAAAATTTTTTTGAGGGACGAGCTAAATTTCCCAATTTTAAATCTAAACATCACAAGCAATCAATTCAGTATCCCCAAAGTGTTACTGTTAACGGTGAATACCTAAAA